The following are encoded together in the Vanrija pseudolonga chromosome 7, complete sequence genome:
- the mfs1_2 gene encoding MFS siderochrome iron transporter 1, translating into MATKHHTGDIDADVEKKVVLPGRSSADADADAVNKVNYDETRSVSDDGLTALPKGTFDPVYEAKARVLNEAIQEIGMGWYQWQLFIVVGFGWAADQLWPTAGGLTYPSLVNEFKPSKGPTWQLAGNIGILFGALFWGFSSDIIGRRYAFNITLAITGVFGMVAASSTNWVMVCSFKALWYFGVGGNLPVDSALFIEFLPKSHQFLLTVLSVDWSLASLLANLIAWPILGNLTCPQKATCVRKDNMGWRYFLIAMGGVTFVMFAIRFFFFTIFESPKFLMGKGKDEEAVRVVHEVARRNGKTSNLTLADLKACEPEGYVAETDAAAIVKRRLEVVKFTRVRDLFRGRKLAWSTTLLILIWGFIGLAYPLYNGFVTYLLAQKGANFGKSSPSITYRNSTIIAAMGVPGALIGAFLTEQPRIGRKGALAFAILMSGVFLFLTTTAKTLNAYLGFNCGWSVFSTMMYSILYSFTPELFPTSHRGTGNALTASANRLFSVFSPVIAMYANLNTPVPVYVSGALFFAAGLLVIVLPFESRGKAAL; encoded by the exons ATGGCTACCAAGCACCACACAGGCGACattgacgccgacgtcgagaaAAAGGTCGTCCTCCCCGGCCGCTCtagcgccgacgccgacgccgacgccgtcaacAAGGTCAACTATGACGAGACGCGCTCCGTGTCCGACGACGGCCTGACTGCGCTGCCCAAGGGCACGTTTGACCCGGTCtacgaggccaaggcgcgcgtGTTGAACGAGGCG ATCCAGGAGATCGGAATGGGATGGTACCAGTGGCAGCTGTTCATCGTTGTCGGCTTCGGCTGGGCGGCCGACCAGCTCTGGCCCACGGCCGGAGGCCTGACCTACCCATCCCTCGTGAACGAGTTCAAGCCGTCCAAGGGCCCGACATGGCAGCTTGCCGGCAACATTGGTATCCTGTTCGGCGCGCTTTTCTGGGGCTTCTCCTCGGACATCATTGGACGGCGGTACGCCTTCAACATCACGCTCGCGATCACGGGCGTGTTCGGCATGgtggcggcctcgtcgaccaacTGGGTCATGGTGTGCTCGTTCAAGGCGCTGTGGTACTTTGGCGTGGGCGGCAACCTGCctgtcgactcggcgctcTTCATCGAGTTCCTCCCCAAGTCGCACCAGTTCCTGCTGACCGTGCTGTCCGTCGACtggtcgctcgcgtcgctgctcgccaacCTCATCGCGTGGCCCATCCTCGGCAACCTGACCTGCCCGCAGAAGGCGACCTGCGTGCGCAAGGACAACATGGGCTGGCGCTACTTCCTCATCGCGATGGGCGGCGTCACGTTCGTCATGTTCGCGAtccgcttcttcttcttcaccATCTTCGAGTCGCCCAAGTTCCTCatgggcaagggcaaggacgaggaggccgtgcgcgtcgtgcacgaggtcgcgcgccgcaacGGCAAGACGTCCAACCTtaccctcgccgacctcaaggcgtGTGAGCCAGAGGGATACGTTGCCGAGacggacgccgccgccatcgtcaagcgccgcctcgaggtcgtcaagtTCACCCGCGTGCGCGACCTCTTCCGCGGACGCAAGCTCGCCTGGTCGACCACGCTGCTTATCCTCATCTGGGGCTTCATCGGCCTCGCGTACCCCCTGTACAACGGCTTCGTGACGTACCTGCTCGCGCAGAAGGGCGCCAACTTTGGGAAGTCGTCCCCGAGCATCACGTACCGCAACTCGACCATCATCGCGGCCATGGGCGTGCCCGGCGCGCTGATTGGTGCGTTCCTCACCGAGCAGCCGCGTATCGGCCGCAAGGGCGCCCTCGCGTTCGCCATCCTCATGTCGGGtgtcttcctcttcctcaccaccaccgccaagACGCTCAACGCCTACCTCGGGTTCAACTGCGGCTGGTCGGTCTTCTCCACCATGATGTACTCGATCCTCTACTCGTTCACCCCCGAGCTCTTCCCCACCTCGCACCGCGGAACCGGCAACGCCCTCACCGCGTCCGCCAACCGTCTCTTCTCGGTGTTCTCGCCCGTCATCGCCATGTACGCAAACCTCAACACCCCCGTCCCAGTGTACGTCTCGGGCGCACTCTTCTTCGCTGCGGGTCTGCTGGTCATCGTCCTCCCCTTCGAGTCGCGCGGCAAGGCTGCTTTGTAA
- the mpaDE_1 gene encoding Cytochrome P450 monooxygenase mpaDE yields the protein MSVVKLSVVKTGQLSSGPVLSYLIEHPSGKNLVYGLGLKSDLSSYPPSTHAEIKAAAAIPPNTDLAWRLEEAERERDTIAGTILPSTHWTHIGAPLHFLPSSEVVVGKGVLASLPGYPVNEAASFLHLDLPDKARTVREVAGKAVVGSREGVDYFGDGSVLVLNGETPGTLDTLVRTVAGPVLLVGAEGRKADDAEVLSTADVALEKRLDAEGPWEVALVA from the exons atgtccgTCGTCAAGCTCTCGGTGGTGAAGACGGGCCAGCTATCGTCGGGGCCAGTCCTGAGCTATCTCATCGAG CACCCGTCGGGCAAGAACCTAGTCTACGGCCTGGGCCTCAAGTCCGACCTGTCGTCCTACCCGCCATCAACGCacgccgagatcaaggcggcggcagcgatcCCGCCAAACACCGACCTGGCGTGGCGGCTCGAGGAGgcagagcgcgagcgcgacacgATCGCAGGCACGATCCTGCCCTCGACGCACTGGACGCAcatcggcgcgccgctccacTTCCTCCCTTCCTCCgaagtggtggtgggtaagggcgtgctcgccagCTTGCCGGGATACCCCGTCAACGAGGCCGCGAgcttcctccacctcgacctgcCGGACAAGGCGCGCACCGTGCGCGAGGTGGCCGGCAAGGCGGTGGTCGGGAGCAGGGAGGGCGTGGATTACTTTGGTGATGGGAGCGTGCTGGTGCTCaatggcgag ACACCCGGCACCCTCGACACCCTCGTACGCACCGTCGCCGGACCCGTCCtactcgtcggcgccgaagggcgcaaggccgacgacgcagaggTGTTATccaccgccgacgtcgcgctcgagaagcgcctcgacgccgaggggccGTGGGAGGTGGCGCTGGTCGCGtag